The following are from one region of the Plasmodium cynomolgi strain B DNA, chromosome 1, whole genome shotgun sequence genome:
- a CDS encoding rhoptry associated membrane antigen (putative), with protein MNLLLLSLLIIQNVTSYFENFKNGVNTQFVKDKVKYGPGNEVHNLNSLSGGCPRGSTGTPGSYFKSQHPKIDVNKLDSLLNTSNYLKPLQYILKSSESMKMFANSASQLSPYRLSRKLNDDSSNYDDGKDDESFLETNGSDKASDKDDDGEDKDQFDDENEDSFLETNGSDKASDKDDDGEDKDQFDDENEDSFLETNGSDKMSDKDDDGEDKDQFDDENEDSFLEKDEYDEISDNDHDMDNDDFSEDHEESFLEKEEYDDVSDNDNDEFYDEDAESFLEQEEYEDLSDNENDEFDEAHGESFLEKEDGDDDSNDDSNEDNGKEYKEEYQNKMTDDDYPDEYVGSDDLKNSTKESTQSGNENGSKKDGGNENGNKKDGENGNGSKKDGGNDNGSKKDESNAKELKNKGKESFLEQNVNGHTEEENEKHSTFVSSYLDNDDTEDKHNDEIYNEGSFLEEGSYSHNDDGESDDTFDEYYEDSFLERGKLGTPYSDYYEEDADEEDTKEANEDTFDNHYLNEISSTNDVHSFIQKDMGFIDELIDDNETIKEAVKKGSKKAMKQSMHKLNLLDDEDFEDKESLSDDEINGFMEENMDASKLDAKKAKTTLRNPEKNKNASSAEGKGSGSNGNAGSSITATNATNATTKSKSETNKKQTDLSNEDLFNDELTEEVIADSYEEGGNLGTEEGENFTNAFDDKLLDQGVNENTLLNDNNMIFNAKMVPHKKRELYISPHKHTSATNNKSGKHQAVDVDALDKKLRAHQLLELENGEGNNSVIVETEEVDVDLNGGKSSSSVSFLSSVVFLLIGLLCFTN; from the exons ATGAATCTTCTTTTGCTGTCTTTGCTTATTATACAAAACGTCACGAGCTACTTtgagaattttaaaaatggagtcAACACACAGTTCGTTAAAG ACAAAGTGAAGTACGGCCCTGGAAACGAGGTGCACAATTTAAACAGCCTGAGCGGGGGATGCCCCCGAGGGAGCACCGGAACGCCTGGCTCATATTTCAAGTCACAGCATCCCAAAATTGACGTGAACAAGTTGGACTCCCTTTTGAACACATCTAATTATCTGAAGCCACTTCAGTATATCCTAAAAAGTAGTGAATCCATGAAAATGTTCGCTAACTCAGCTAGCCAGTTGTCACCATATAGGTTGTCTCGAAAACTAAACGATGATTCTTCAAACTACGATGATGGGAAAGACGACGAAAGTTTTCTAGAAACGAATGGAAGTGACAAGGCGAGCGATAAGGATGATGATGGTGAGGACAAGGATCAGTTCGATGACGAAAACGAGGACAGCTTTCTAGAAACGAATGGAAGTGACAAGGCGAGCGATAAGGATGATGATGGTGAGGACAAGGATCAGTTCGATGACGAAAACGAGGATAGCTTTCTAGAAACGAATGGAAGTGACAAGATGAGCGATAAGGATGATGATGGTGAAGACAAGGATCAGTTCGATGACGAAAACGAGGACAGCTTTCTAGAAAAAGACGAGTATGACGAGATTAGCGATAATGATCACGACATGGATAATGACGACTTTTCCGAAGACCATGAAGAAAGCTTCcttgaaaaagaagaatacgATGACGTCAGTGACAACGATAATGACGAGTTCTATGATGAGGATGCGGAGAGCTTTCTCGAGCAGGAGGAGTACGAAGATCTAAGTGATAACGAGAATGACGAATTCGATGAGGCCCATGGGGAGAGCTTCCTAGAAAAAGAGGATGGCGATGACGACAGCAATGATGACAGTAATGAGGACAATGGAAAGGAGTACAAAGAGGAGtaccaaaataaaatgactgACGATGACTACCCGGATGAGTACGTTGGATCGGACGACCTCAAGAACAGCACCAAGGAAAGCACTCAGAGTGGCAACGaaaatggaagcaaaaaagatggaggcaacgaaaatggaaacaaaaaagatggagaaaacggaaatggaagcaaaaaagatgGAGGAAACGACaatggaagcaaaaaagatgAAAGTAATGCGAAGgaactaaaaaataaaggaaaggaaagctTTTTAGAGCAAAACGTGAATGGACAcacagaggaagaaaatgaaaagcacaGCACCTTTGTGTCTAGCTATCTAGATAACGACGACACGGAGGATAAACACAATGACGAGATTTATAATGAGGGCAGCTTTCTAGAAGAGGGCTCGTACAGCCATAATGACGACGGGGAGAGTGATGACACCTTCGATGAATACTACGAGGATAGCTTCTTGGAGCGCGGAAAACTCGGAACGCCATACAGTGATTACTACGAGGAGGACGCCGACGAGGAGG ACACCAAGGAGGCCAACGAAGACACCTTCGACAACCACTACCTGAACGAGATAAGCAGCACAAACGATGTGCACTCCTTTATCCAAAAAGATATGGGATTCATTGACGAACTAATCGATGACAACGAAACTATAAAGGAGGCCGTGAAGAAGGGATCCAAGAAGGCAATGAAGCAATCCATGCACAAGCTGAACCTTCTTGACGACGAAGACTTTGAAGATAAAGAATCCCTTTCGGATGATGAAATAAATGGGTTCATGGAGGAAAATATGGATGCTTCTAAGTTAGATGCGAAAAAGGCTAAAACGACTTTGAGGAACccggaaaaaaataaaaatgcatccAGCGCTGAGGGTAAGGGTAGCGGCTCGAACGGCAACGCAGGCAGCTCGATCACCGCAACCAACGCAACCAACGCCACTACGAAGAGCAAGAGCGAGACGAACAAAAAGCAAACCGATTTGTCCAACGAAGATCTGTTCAATGACGAACTCACAGAAGAAGTCATTGCAGATTCGTACGAAGAGGGAGGAAATTTAGGAACCGAGGAAGGTGAAAATTTCACAAATGCATTTGACGATAAGCTACTAGATCAAGGAGTGAATGAAAATACCCTACTGAACGATAACAACATGATTTTCAACGCAAAGATGGTTCCACATAAGAAGAGAGAATTGTACATCTCTCCGCACAAGCATACCTCTGCGACAAACAATAAAAGTGGCAAGCACCAAGCGGTGGACGTGGACGCCTTGG ACAAAAAACTAAGGGCTCACCAACTGCTCGAACTGGAAAACGGAGAAG GCAACAACTCAGTTATTGTCGAAACGGAAGAAGTAGATGTTG acCTAAACGGAGGAAAATCAAGCAGCTCCGTGTCCTTTCTCAGCTCCGTAGTTTTCTTGCTCATCGGATTGTTATGTTTCACCAATTAA
- a CDS encoding AAA family ATPase (putative): MKIFRDSPEDPIPLFCNAFKERVKFVVKQFGEKSSIELSSPLMNFPNISKKMVAPGGGGLKHSAGDDKGGEHITGNFDPTALERGAKALKELDQSSNSKKAFELIKLQELTKQKEYEKQMEELSLQKAQYLSNKMRIENEEKRKTINYQQEQERITAEYKTRLEAEAYQKKLLDQQKQNEEWLRNQHEQYLRQENIRKRNELELLNLKMKQIREEKSLERENMKAKIQEENKGLIERERKNLDIHLKTLRLKADEERKTKLESISKYFEQFNNSMFLFLNDRERLYRFVLVVTLTSVGIYTTKHTTRLIRSYAETKLGKPKLIRETSLWHINKLFDIFNLKKHPFDEKGLKRRNKKESNFFNNIVLNEELQEKLSWSINSLTNSKKYDLYLKNILLHGPPGTGKTLFAKTLSHFSNFDYIIINGGDVSALGVHASVELNKIFDFIKRRKNKKCVIFFDEAEAFLRRGRNESSAHFSESLRNALATFLYHTGTESKKFCIILATNCREILDPAVIDRIDEQYIFDFPKINEIRKMLSLYFNKYVYPLKKYNIVVDSSIDDLYLDVLASRLVGLSGRQISKLCLNIQNCVFGSNSKVVSKDLIDLIVSWNLSNSFEARGEMQTNMHVDAPTPRGSASRISTGATKEGESNSGKNSGKNSGPDMGLGMGANMESNLGGKPGTVTASMARSMTGLNGDDSKEENAPQTKTKVVMQN; the protein is encoded by the exons ATGAAGATTTTTCGCGACTCTCCTGAGGATCCGATCCCACTTTTTTGCAACGCCTTCAAGGAAAGGGTCAAATTTGTGGTGAAACAGTTTGGGGAGAAATCCTCGATTGAGTTGAGTTCACCCTT GATGAACTTCCCGAACATCTCGAAGAAGATGGTGGCCCCCGGAGGGGGAGGGCTGAAGCACAGCGCGGGGGACgacaaggggggggaacacATCACGGGGAACTTCGACCCCACGGCATTGGAAAGAGGAGCGAAGGCCCTGAAGGAGCTCGACCAGTCGTCAAATTCGAAGAAGGCATTCGAATTAATCAAACTACAGGAATTGACCAAGCAAAAGGAATacgaaaaacaaatggaagaacTATCACTACAGAAGGCTCAATACCTTAGCAATAAAATGAGAATtgaaaatgaggagaaaaggaaaacaattaATTACCAACAAGAGCAGGAGAGAATCACAGCCGAATACAAAACGAGGCTTGAAGCAGAAGCAtatcaaaaaaaactacTAGATCAACagaagcaaaacgaagaatGGCTAAGAAATCAACATGAGCAATATTTGAGACAAGAAAATATTCGAAAGAGAAACGAACtagaattattaaatttaaaaatgaaacaaatcagagaagaaaaatctttggaaagagaaaatatgaaagcaaaaatacaagaagaaaataaaggactcatagaaagagaaagaaaaaatttggacatCCATTTGAAGACGTTGAGATTGAAAGCAGATGAGGAAAGGAAAACCAAATTGGAAAGTAttagtaaatattttgagCAGTTTAATAAttctatgtttttatttttaaatgatagGGAGAGGTTGTACCGATTTGTCCTAGTAGTTACTCTCACCTCTGTGGGGATTTATACAACAAAGCATACCACTAGACTGATACGATCCTACGCAGAAACGAAATTGGGGAAGCCAAAACTCATACGAGAGACATCTCTATGGCacattaataaattatttgacatttttaacttaaaaaaacatccttttgatgaaaaaggtttaaaaagaagaaacaaaaaggagagtaacTTCTTCAACAACATCGTGCTAAATGAAGAgttacaagaaaaattaagTTGGTCAATTAATAGCTTAACGAattcgaaaaaatatgatctttatttgaagaatattttacttCATGGTCCACCTGGTACAGGAAAAACATTGTTTGCAAAAACGTTATCTCATTTTAGCAATTTcgattatataataattaatggAGGTGATGTGAGTGCCTTAGGTGTTCATGCATCTGTAGagctgaacaaaatttttgacTTTATAAaacgaaggaaaaataagaaatgtgtgattttttttgatgaagCTGAAGCCTTTTTgagaagagggagaaatgAATCATCAGCTCATTTTTCAGAAAGCCTTAGAAACGCATTAGCTACTTTCCTATACCACACAGGAACGGAATCTAAGAAATTCTGTATCATTTTAGCTACCAACTGTAGGGAGATCCTAGACCCAGCTGTCATCGATCGAATAGATGAACAGTACATTTTTGATTTCCCCAAAATTAACGAAATTAGGAAAATGCTTTCTCtttatttcaataaataCGTCTATCCTTTGAAGAAGTACAATATCGTTGTAGACTCTTCCATAGATGATCTATACTTAGATGTTTTGGCTAGTCGTCTCGTTGGTTTATCAGGCAGACAAATTTCAAAGCTCTGCCTTAACATACAGAATTGTGTGTTCGGTAGTAATTCTAAGGTTGTTTCGAAGGACCTCATTGATTTAATCGTTAGTTGGAACTTAAGCAATTCGTTTGAAGCTCGTGGGGAAATGCAGACCAACATGCACGTAGATGCTCCTACCCCAAGGGGATCCGCAAGTAGAATTTCGACAGGTGCCACTAAAGAGGGAGAGTCCAACTCGGGGAAAAACTCCGGGAAGAACTCAGGACCAGATATGGGCCTGGGCATGGGTGCAAACATGGAGTCCAACTTGGGGGGGAAACCCGGCACGGTGACAGCATCCATGGCGAGATCGATGACAGGACTCAATGGGGATGATtcaaaggaggaaaatgcACCACAAACGAAGACCAAAGTTGTGATGCAGAACTGA
- a CDS encoding hypothetical protein (putative), with amino-acid sequence MEGTLEIIGEGNKMIVLKQTSGVKSRTPFNNSRGVVKSGRTPSRGTLSPDAYFHILRYIHFYSYIFLKNSVIKVVKESEVKNINITLQYYWLNKICYRGVKIFENNLLVHNNFVVFDSQFSDFVRDSLEWYSRGNTLASRVINRTNYFLFDGIEKIRTYLLKHYNKFLAYLKENSDHIVQDIWRDMKAFINDTTDEKKLQHVKKHIVSYLKQINYKVIFPQVLKCFEIYIKRLKHFERLKKKKLLPLVRSYLRQFSTRIILFIVTSLRKNRIGYVEENLFAIPSFLLPRGGHVNTGEALLGLPEDSAMGGASELRPDINFSDLYISVELKLKCGMEDYSDMLDRYNIQQLIKQRKKQSKFLSLYVPSNFFQLNYWEIFRNLNFVFLSHSNNVKLYVNGRRRMDMALHSVDHLRHLFYNDPLGPFSGGKDSQGKLYLAHLNSQRSGKSVLPCGDTGGAAHMGGAAHTGEAANTEGCSPEGEATMNDYINQLNQIQMKMSWKYACRYNILDYCHRVSQDAILEGGICGLLAKCAHEREPFLKWPHKRSRSYSGHPYTNYAYRNYIFSNNFFFKYVIPCTCQDLRRVLLSLKKGDYCMCLKKLVAIFDTYKDIYYLNLIALLKNAAHMICERCAIIAPRCLHDNPLLPIKRKDNPLWNINLAGREEHEGGEGSSNSTRHHRNQRGNRTISFILPSDKKCPFSEWKRELLLFLKGAQTDRTKWKKLLNMRFSQLRERYSEMSDTYNSMLKKLQEEYLTMFMQKLGVQKKTWSEMRSKVEENFIHRVKNDFVYLYDRKVKTNYYYNCFITNQFNLTVKLYFQQCQYLLAGLLKHMKDMCREKGYEERVSKTIAYLQGRVKKALLNYTSKYEGNFEIGNISHFREQQGVNTKLINYILFRKNELHTERGINQMKGKKERLVMLTNIIEKEKFLFYKLLYFHCFSAGQIQIVHCMLLLIKIFEKLFFLKKSEDIFSSFSYYHSSIENFISPERKNSYIARNRHLSRFIDFKRVRRISQYVLSSGEGESQVTNTQVNKRRKTPKHAAFTYLQNTHFLLGNELLIDAIRTVNKFSKSKLTYLQSEMKNRTRKLYYGLYRNVNQYGKKYTPMYKPSLRRKVNRRKLIGRMLSSSTLITMDHFNYLTSESFKSKLDSNRIVVNRKRDIPKKALRIYKNMIFFVCRFLISRTLCDNSTIFNIYAKEDNRYDDAEVLQRLEANRFKPLIVKRRGRSRRARGVSSVTYANGVNHQDGNAIQGGNEADGDQQSGTPTVLYAKRKNKKYIPTKRFTYYAYPLRRTHLRREKKRCSREDNREFQKVVENAFVPRGSKKIFYRISLIDLSMKSLSKMSYWEKQMCQIISLYKTLCEH; translated from the coding sequence ATGGAGGGCACGCTGGAAATCATCGGggagggaaacaaaatgataGTACTGAAACAGACAAGTGGGGTGAAAAGCAGAACTCCTTTTAATAACAGCAGGGGTGTTGTGAAGTCGGGAAGGACACCCTCTAGAGGGACCCTCTCGCCAGACGCGTATTTCCATATCTTGAGATACATCCATTTCTACAgctacatatttttaaaaaactcaGTGATAAAAGTTGTGAAGGAaagtgaagtaaaaaatattaacatcaCTTTGCAATATTATTGgctaaataaaatatgctaCAGGGGAGTGAAGATTTTTGAAAACAACTTGCTTGTTcataacaattttgttgtgTTTGATTCTCAATTTAGCGACTTTGTGAGGGACTCACTGGAATGGTACTCACGTGGCAACACCTTGGCTAGTAGAGTTATCAACAGAACTAATTACTTCCTCTTTGatggaatagaaaaaatcaGAACGTATTTACTCAAACATTACAACAAATTTTTAGCCTACTTGAAAGAAAATTCGGATCATATTGTACAGGACATTTGGAGAGATATGAAAGCATTTATTAACGATACAACGGATGAGAAGAAATTGCAACATGTGAAAAAGCACATCGTTTCCTATTTGAAGCAAATTAATTACAAAGTTATTTTCCCACAGGTGTTGAAGTGTTTTGAGATATATATCAAACGGCTAAAGCATTTTGAacgattgaaaaaaaaaaaattacttccaCTGGTAAGGTCATATTTAAGGCAATTTTCGACtcgcataattttatttatcgtAACAAGTCTAAGAAAAAATCGTATTGGGTATGTAGAAGAGAATTTATTTGCcattccttcctttttgcttccacGCGGTGGTCATGTAAACACGGGGGAGGCACTGTTGGGTCTTCCAGAAGATTCCGCAATGGGAGGCGCGAGTGAACTAAGGCCTGACATCAATTTCTCAGACCTGTATATAAGCGTCGAACTAAAGTTGAAGTGCGGAATGGAGGATTACAGTGACATGTTGGACAGATACAACATACAACAGTTAATAaagcagaggaagaagcagtcTAAATTTTTGTCCCTCTACGTGCctagcaattttttccagctGAATTATTGGGAGATATTTAGGAATTtaaatttcgtttttctatCTCATAGCAATAATGTCAAGCTGTACGTGAATGGTAGGAGGAGGATGGACATGGCGCTGCACTCGGTGGATCACTTAAGACATTTGTTTTACAACGACCCGCTTGGTCCGTTCAGTGGGGGGAAGGACTCCCAGGGGAAGCTCTACTTGGCCCACCTGAACAGTCAGCGGAGCGGTAAAAGTGTGCTGCCTTGTGGAGACACGGGAGGAGCGGCGCACATGGGAGGAGCGGCACACACGGGAGAGGCGGCGAACACGGAAGGGTGTTCTCCTGAGGGGGAGGCCACGATGAACGATTACATAAACCAGCTGAACCAAatacaaatgaaaatgtcGTGGAAGTACGCCTGTAGGTACAACATTTTGGACTACTGCCATAGGGTTAGCCAAGACGCCATCCTGGAAGGGGGAATCTGCGGTTTGCTGGCGAAGTGCGCCCATGAGAGGGAGCCATTCTTGAAATGGCCCCACAAAAGAAGCCGCTCATATTCGGGTCACCCCTACACCAACTACGCCTACCGAAACTACATTTTCAGCAACAACTTCTTCTTCAAGTACGTCATTCCGTGCACGTGTCAGGATCTGCGAAGGGTCCTGTTGAGTCTTAAGAAGGGGGACTATTGCATGTGCCTCAAAAAATTGGTTGCCATCTTCGACACTTACAAGGATATTTACTACCTCAATTTGATCGCCCTGCTGAAGAACGCAGCGCATATGATTTGCGAGCGATGCGCCATAATAGCCCCAAGGTGCCTCCATGACAATCCTTTGCTACCGATTAAAAGAAAGGACAATCCTCTTTGGAACATCAATTTGGCAGGGCGTGAGGAGCACGAGGGAGGAGAAGGCTCCTCTAATAGTACCCGCCACCATAGGAACCAACGAGGGAACCGTACCATCTCCTTTATTCTTCcaagtgataaaaaatgccCCTTCAGCGAGTGGAAAAGGGAGTTACTCCTCTTCCTCAAGGGAGCACAAACTGACaggacgaaatggaaaaaattattgaacATGAGATTCAGCCAGCTCAGGGAACGATACAGCGAAATGAGTGACACGTACAACAGTATGTTGAAGAAGTTACAGGAGGAATACCTTACCATGTTCATGCAAAAATTgggtgtacaaaaaaaaacgtggagCGAAATGCGTAGTAAggttgaagaaaatttcattCATAGAGTGAAGAACGACTTTGTGTACCTCTACGATCGGAaggtaaaaacaaattattactATAACTGCTTTATTACGAATCAGTTTAACCTCACAGTAAAGCTGTACTTCCAGCAATGCCAGTACCTCCTCGCAGGATTACTCAAGCATATGAAAGATATGTGTAGAGAAAAAGGGTATGAAGAGCGGGTCAGCAAAACGATTGCTTATCTGCAGGGGAGAGTGAAAAAGGCACTCTTGAATTACACTTCAAAATATGAGGGTAACTTTGAAATAGGGAATATTTCCCATTTTAGAGAACAGCAAGGTGTAAATACCAAGCTGATAAATTACAtcctttttcgtaaaaatgaattgcACACAGAGAGAGGTATCAACCAgatgaagggaaaaaaggaaaggctAGTTATGTTAACAAATATCatagagaaggaaaaatttttattttataaactcCTTTACTTCCACTGCTTCAGTGCTGGGCAAATTCAAATTGTGCACTGCATGCTCCTTTTGATCAAAATATTTGagaagttattttttttaaaaaaaagtgaagatattttttccagctTTTCTTACTACCATTCAAGCATAGAGAATTTCATCTCCCCGGAGAGGAAAAACAGCTATATTGCAAGGAATAGGCACTTGTCCCGTTTTATTGACTTCAAGCGAGTCAGACGCATCTCCCAGTATGTGTTAAGCAGCGGTGAGGGGGAGAGTCAGGTAACAAACACACAGGTGAATAAACGGAGGAAAACACCCAAACATGCCGCCTTTACGTATCTACAAAACACACACTTCCTCCTGGGAAACGAACTCCTCATCGATGCCATAAGAACAGTAAACAAGTTCTCCAAATCAAAGCTGACTTATCTCCaaagcgaaatgaaaaatcgTACACGCAAATTATACTATGGACTATACCGTAATGTAAATCAGTATggtaaaaaatacacacCTATGTATAAGCCTAGCTTGAGAAGGAAGGTGAACAGAAGGAAATTAATTGGACGCATGTTAAGCAGCAGTACTTTGATTACCATGGATCATTTTAATTATCTAACTAGTGAGTCATTTAAGTCTAAATTGGACAGCAACAGAATTGTAGTGAATCGGAAGAGGGACATTCCGAAGAAGGCCTTGaggatttacaaaaatatgatttttttcgtttgccGCTTTTTAATAAGTAGGACTCTGTGTGATAATAGcaccatttttaatatttacgCGAAGGAAGACAATAGGTATGACGATGCGGAAGTGCTGCAACGGTTGGAAGCCAATCGATTCAAACCACTAATTGTGAAGCGAAGGGGTAGAAGCCGACGAGCACGCGGAGTATCTAGCGTGACGTACGCCAACGGTGTGAACCACCAGGATGGTAACGCCATTCAGGGGGGAAATGAAGCGGATGGAGATCAGCAGAGTGGCACCCCTACCGTACTGTAtgccaaaaggaagaacaaaaaatatatccctaCGAAGAGGTTCACATATTATGCATATCCACTCAGACGTACCCATCTccgaagggaaaaaaaaagatgcagcAGAGAGGATAACAGGGAATTTCAAAAAGTGGTGGAGAATGCCTTTGTGCCTCGGGGGagtaagaaaatattttaccgCATTAGTTTGATTGACTTATCCATGAAGTCGCTAAGTAAAATGAGTTACTGGGAGAAGCAGATGTGCCAGATAATCTCCCTCTACAAGACGCTATGTGAGCATTAG
- a CDS encoding reticulocyte-binding protein (putative), which translates to MSESKGRIKLKIHLGNEVENKDQAVAGEKGKSVKSTDLKRRSGHAEDGSDGRGDEGEDSEPLHERDGDSCKGRKKHRRDRLEERITSIISKLTRIACICEDKNNHVTDSNSATHSRENSNEGSRDHSREDSRTHSNDNSLDYSREYSREYSRGYSGDNSGKYSLDYSREDSREDSHEYSRDHSKENKNARICRKLTKEMYKYEKSLMSLNNFINNRKNRLDEIIFPNGLIKAVDNYQNPDVWIYNYLLVECKKQSDKYRNLIQNIAAFDSTLKNKIMNEGADGITMPVYASVAASKLGGLPKGGKNYYENVHVPKELAGAYFEELKRRKTGVSQRWWSGHAPSDAMVLLLSLAK; encoded by the exons ATGAGCGAAAGCAAGGGGAGaataaagttaaaaattcATCTCGGAAATGAGGTGGAGAATAAGGATCAAGCAGTGGCAGGCGAGAAGGGGAAGTCTGTCAAATCGACTGACTTGAAAAGGAGGAGTGGTCATGCAGAAGATGGGTCAGATGGGAGAGGAGACGAAGGAGAGGACAGTGAACCGCTGCACGAACGAGACGGGGATAGTTGCAAAGGACGAAAGAAGCACAGGAGAGACCGCCTCGAAGAGAGAATTACTTCCATTATTTCGAAGCTGACCAGAATAGCCTGCATTTGTGAGGACAAGAACAATCACGTCACTGACAGCAACAGTGCCACGCACAGTCGGGAGAATAGCAACGAGGGCAGCCGTGACCACAGCCGAGAGGATAGCCGCACACACAGTAATGATAACAGCCTTGATTACAGCCGCGAGTACAGCCGCGAGTATAGTCGCGGGTACAGCGGCGATAACAGTGGAAAATACAGCTTGGATTACAGCCGAGAGGACAGCCGAGAAGACAGCCACGAGTACAGCCGCGACCACagcaaagaaaataaaaacgcccGAATCTGCAGGAAGCTTACCAAGGAAATGTACAAGTACGAAAAGAGCCTGATGAGTCTGAACAACTTTATTAATAATAGGAAGAACAGGCTggatgaaattattttccctaACGGATTAATCAAAGCAGTGGATAATTATCAAAATCCGGACGTTTGGATTTACAATTACCTTCTTGTGGAGTGCAAGAAACAGAGCGATAAGTATCGTAACTTAATACAGAATATTGCCGCGTTCGATAGCACcctcaaaaataaaattatgaatgaAGGGGCTGATGGGATCACGATGCCTGTGTATGCCTCCGTTGCTGCCAGTAAGCTGGGGGGACTTCCAAAGGGAGGAAAGAACTACTACGAAAATGTGCACGTGCCGAAGGAGCTCGCAGGGGCTTACTTTGAAGAATTGAAGAGGCGCAAGACGGGGG TGAGCCAAAGGTGGTGGTCTGGACACGCACCTTCGGATGCAATGGTGCTGCTGCTCAGCCTGGCGAAGTGA